Proteins encoded together in one Hymenobacter monticola window:
- a CDS encoding SDR family NAD(P)-dependent oxidoreductase, protein MASSSLAPYANLFDLTDRLILITGGYGHLGRGMVRGLLAHGATVVVLGRDENQFKATFAEEIPDGALHFVSCDIATTPSVQAALAACRERHGLPHVLINNAVYSAGQQPDALTDEQFARGLDGSAGSAYRCLREVLPYLRENGGGKIINVASMYGLVAPDFAAYDEYPQFLNPPHYGAAKAAVIQLTKYFASYLGAENIQVNCVSPGPFPSESVQAESGFVAELQKRNPLGRIGRPDDLAGAFVYLCAAASDFVTGHNLVVDGGWTIR, encoded by the coding sequence ATGGCCTCCTCGTCCTTAGCCCCTTACGCCAACTTGTTCGACCTGACGGACCGGCTGATTCTCATCACAGGCGGCTACGGGCACCTGGGCCGCGGCATGGTGCGCGGCCTGCTGGCCCATGGCGCCACCGTGGTGGTGCTTGGGCGCGACGAAAACCAGTTCAAGGCCACCTTCGCGGAGGAAATCCCGGACGGAGCGCTGCATTTTGTGAGCTGCGACATTGCCACCACGCCTTCGGTGCAGGCGGCGCTGGCGGCCTGCCGGGAACGGCACGGCCTGCCCCACGTCCTCATCAACAACGCCGTGTACAGCGCCGGCCAGCAGCCCGATGCCCTGACCGACGAGCAATTTGCCCGCGGCCTCGACGGCTCGGCGGGCAGCGCCTACCGCTGCCTGCGCGAAGTGCTGCCCTACCTGCGCGAAAACGGCGGCGGCAAAATCATCAACGTAGCTTCGATGTACGGCCTCGTCGCCCCCGACTTCGCGGCCTACGACGAGTACCCGCAGTTTCTGAACCCGCCGCACTACGGCGCGGCCAAAGCCGCTGTAATTCAGCTCACCAAGTACTTTGCTTCTTACCTTGGCGCCGAAAACATTCAGGTAAACTGCGTGTCGCCGGGCCCTTTTCCCAGCGAAAGCGTGCAGGCAGAAAGTGGTTTTGTGGCGGAGCTGCAAAAGCGCAACCCCTTGGGGCGCATTGGCCGGCCTGATGACCTGGCCGGGGCTTTTGTGTACCTCTGCGCGGCGGCTTCTGACTTTGTTACCGGCCACAACCTCGTGGTGGACGGCGGCTGGACCATTCGCTAA
- a CDS encoding cytidylyltransferase domain-containing protein, protein MMLPSWPVRVVVIIQARMNSSRLPGKVLLPLPLSAETSILGHVVARAALVVPGPQVVVATSTQAADDAVVAAAQALQVPVFRGDEQDVLGRFVGAAAAHQAEAVVRLTADNPAVDPAFVRACVAHHQATQADYTLTTGLPLGTNVEVIAAAALRRAADAATRPEEREHVTPYLRRHPNLFRLEELPCAVPAAVAGLRLTVDYPSDYALLQLLYSELPAGFSLTDPAGLPALLAKHPWLAQINSQNSQVQP, encoded by the coding sequence ATGATGCTCCCCTCCTGGCCCGTTCGCGTTGTCGTCATCATTCAGGCGCGCATGAACTCTTCCCGCCTGCCGGGCAAGGTACTGCTGCCCCTGCCTTTATCGGCCGAAACCAGCATTCTGGGCCATGTAGTGGCGCGCGCCGCGCTGGTGGTGCCGGGCCCGCAGGTGGTGGTGGCCACCTCCACCCAAGCGGCCGATGATGCCGTAGTCGCTGCCGCGCAGGCCCTGCAGGTGCCGGTATTTAGGGGCGACGAGCAGGACGTGCTGGGCCGCTTCGTGGGGGCCGCAGCGGCCCATCAAGCCGAGGCAGTGGTTCGCCTCACAGCCGACAACCCGGCCGTAGACCCTGCTTTTGTGCGGGCCTGCGTGGCCCATCACCAGGCCACGCAGGCCGATTATACCCTGACCACGGGCCTGCCGCTGGGCACCAATGTAGAGGTCATCGCGGCAGCAGCCCTGCGCCGAGCTGCCGACGCCGCCACGCGCCCTGAGGAGCGCGAGCACGTGACGCCCTACCTGCGCCGCCACCCCAACCTTTTCCGGCTTGAAGAGTTGCCTTGCGCCGTGCCGGCTGCCGTGGCCGGGCTGCGCCTGACGGTGGATTACCCAAGCGACTACGCACTACTGCAGCTGCTGTATTCAGAGTTGCCTGCCGGTTTTTCGCTCACCGACCCGGCCGGGCTGCCCGCTTTGCTGGCAAAGCACCCCTGGCTGGCGCAGATTAACAGCCAAAACAGCCAGGTTCAACCCTAA
- a CDS encoding GNAT family N-acetyltransferase: MPELSYLALRSNPYEHDGYCLRPIRYEDREPIRQWRNAQLQVLRQAVPLTVEQQDAYFQRVVLPLFEQERPGQLLFSLLHHNELVAYGGLVHISWPDERAEISFLAAPARVRNPATYRQDFLTFLQLLYRVAFEDLRLNRLVTETYDLRPAHVAIMEESGLKPEGRLRQHVQLAPGTFADSLMHGLLAADYAATAP; the protein is encoded by the coding sequence ATGCCCGAGCTCTCCTACCTGGCCTTGCGCTCCAACCCGTACGAGCACGACGGCTACTGCCTGCGGCCCATCCGTTACGAAGACCGGGAGCCCATCCGGCAGTGGCGCAACGCCCAGCTGCAGGTGCTGCGTCAGGCCGTGCCGCTCACTGTCGAGCAGCAGGACGCGTATTTCCAGCGCGTGGTGCTGCCGCTATTCGAGCAGGAACGGCCTGGCCAGCTACTATTTTCGTTGCTGCATCACAATGAGTTGGTGGCCTACGGCGGCCTGGTGCATATTTCCTGGCCCGACGAGCGGGCTGAGATTTCCTTTCTGGCCGCCCCGGCGCGCGTGAGAAACCCGGCCACCTACCGGCAGGACTTTCTCACGTTCCTGCAATTGCTCTACCGGGTGGCTTTCGAAGACCTGCGCCTGAACCGGCTGGTGACCGAAACCTACGACCTGCGGCCGGCGCACGTCGCCATCATGGAAGAAAGCGGCTTGAAGCCCGAGGGCCGGCTGCGCCAGCACGTGCAGTTGGCACCCGGTACCTTTGCCGACTCGCTCATGCACGGGCTGCTGGCCGCGGACTACGCAGCCACCGCGCCCTGA
- the pseH gene encoding UDP-4-amino-4,6-dideoxy-N-acetyl-beta-L-altrosamine N-acetyltransferase → MNNDILRPLTADDLEMVRAWRNSDAVAQYMYTATPVSAEQQQAWFARISADASKEYWIIQNQGRAVGVANLYDINPAFKSCYWAFYLGETDLRGSGLGAKVEMAVLDYVFEERKLNKLLCEVFVSNDKVIAMHEKFGFRRESYFRQHIYKDGAFHDVVGLAMLQREWQQLREGLRARFLRA, encoded by the coding sequence ATGAATAACGACATCCTGCGCCCCCTCACCGCCGACGACCTGGAAATGGTGCGCGCCTGGCGCAATTCCGACGCTGTGGCTCAGTACATGTACACCGCCACGCCCGTTTCGGCCGAGCAGCAGCAGGCGTGGTTTGCCCGCATCAGCGCCGACGCCAGCAAGGAGTACTGGATTATTCAGAACCAGGGCCGGGCCGTGGGCGTGGCCAACCTCTACGACATCAACCCCGCGTTTAAATCCTGCTACTGGGCCTTTTACCTGGGCGAAACCGACCTGCGCGGCAGCGGCCTGGGCGCTAAAGTAGAAATGGCCGTGCTCGATTACGTGTTTGAGGAGCGCAAGCTGAACAAGCTGCTTTGTGAGGTATTTGTGAGCAACGACAAGGTGATTGCCATGCACGAGAAGTTTGGCTTTCGGCGCGAGTCGTATTTTCGCCAGCACATCTACAAAGACGGCGCCTTTCACGATGTAGTAGGCCTGGCCATGCTGCAGCGCGAGTGGCAGCAGTTGCGCGAGGGCCTCAGGGCCCGGTTTTTGCGGGCCTGA
- a CDS encoding MaoC family dehydratase → MPLAPGDTASLSKTITEADVQQFAALSLDTNPLHLDEEYAREARFGRRISHGMLYGALVSAVIGTQLPGPGTIYISQSFTFLKPVFREDVITATVTVTAVEAARRQAVLRTDCHNQHGTLVLTGEARVLLPPAAGQ, encoded by the coding sequence ATGCCCCTGGCTCCCGGCGATACCGCCTCCCTCAGCAAAACCATCACCGAAGCCGACGTGCAGCAGTTCGCCGCGCTCTCGCTCGACACTAACCCGCTGCACCTCGACGAGGAGTACGCCCGGGAAGCACGGTTTGGGCGGCGCATCAGCCACGGCATGCTCTACGGGGCGCTGGTGAGCGCCGTGATTGGCACGCAGCTGCCCGGGCCGGGCACCATTTACATCAGCCAAAGCTTCACCTTCCTGAAGCCGGTGTTTCGCGAAGACGTCATCACGGCCACCGTGACCGTGACGGCAGTGGAAGCCGCCCGCCGGCAAGCCGTGCTGCGCACCGACTGCCACAACCAGCACGGCACCCTGGTGCTCACCGGCGAAGCCCGCGTGCTGCTGCCCCCTGCCGCAGGCCAGTAA